One genomic region from Vibrio sp. SCSIO 43137 encodes:
- a CDS encoding efflux RND transporter permease subunit — translation MITYFTRHATGANVLMIAVLLLGFFALPKLQKDTFPVTPTKNIEIRVSYPGASPSEVAEEVCSPVEDALDKLNGIKELSCDARENLAIANAEISDGEDIDLLTSDIQQQVNSIGDFPARVEQVTVTKLDRTASVASVAITGNMTDKELYDYAQQVKNRLKAHPLIAQVNIDGFSEQEIEVRISEWKLNQYGISISDLANAISQQNISTPAGTFSNDLESISVRFDNKHTQVSKLEQIVVKSSASGSKIRLGDIADLQQKFVLDEEKVLFNGQRAALLQVSKTYSQDTLKVRAAMEALIEKERLTAPFGTELTVTQDSSVNIKQRLSILTSNGIQGLILAFLMLWAFFNIRFSFWVAMGLPVSFLGSVFVMHLLGYTLNMMTMVGLIVAIGLLMDDSLIIAENIAAKKQQGMSDIQAAVVGTKQVLPGVLASFATTLMVIGPLMFLSGKMGEVLRYIPIILLITLLVSLIEAFLILPAHLAHSHLNSKPNPIRSKFIGLFEKTRDRFFIPFSIRAMKLPFFTLGLLFMLVLGSTALLPAGLMKFKAMPALESDTLQARILLSQGSLLNQTEQVVDKLAVALAEIGEEYAEKYPGSAPLINSTSIMYNSNVDANESGPHMATVSADLLPSQFRQESIKYLVQSWKKKVGPTADVVSLKFTDKERGIAGNGIDIRIQGGSLEEMKKVSRSLIKWLKGFDGVFNLSDDLRYGRNEFRVSLKDEAGVMGVNASQVAQTLRSAIKGSTDLTVFQQGDIVDISVRLSEFTYMANLQGLKDLAVTASNGQLIPLSTVAEFSEQQAFSRIHRVNGIDTVTVQGNINTAVGNAREIMNRFNKEFVPQINSKFPDIRFVSQGQDKESADTGSSLVSFFALGIIGIYLILTFLFQSYAQPLAVLLAIPMGWIGVIWGHTALGLDLTIPSLVGFATLAGIVVNDNILLVNFIKQNISEGLSLFDACRNAVHDRFRAIFITSLTTFAGLLPLLTESSTQAQFLTPLIASIAFGLVSATLLASIVVPCVLIVLDDLGISKLKPESEAKEVLLTEGESATQI, via the coding sequence ATGATCACTTATTTTACCCGACACGCTACCGGCGCCAATGTGCTGATGATTGCAGTGTTATTGCTGGGCTTTTTCGCCCTGCCTAAACTGCAGAAGGATACCTTTCCGGTCACGCCGACCAAAAATATCGAAATCAGGGTGAGTTACCCGGGGGCTTCTCCTTCAGAAGTGGCGGAAGAAGTTTGCTCACCAGTGGAAGACGCCCTTGATAAGCTTAACGGTATTAAAGAGCTCAGCTGTGATGCACGGGAAAACCTTGCCATTGCTAATGCGGAAATCTCCGATGGCGAAGATATCGACCTGCTTACCAGTGATATCCAGCAACAGGTAAACTCCATCGGGGATTTTCCTGCCAGAGTGGAACAGGTAACCGTGACTAAGCTGGACAGAACCGCCTCCGTTGCCAGTGTTGCTATTACCGGCAATATGACCGACAAAGAACTGTACGACTATGCCCAGCAGGTAAAAAACCGCCTTAAGGCGCACCCTCTGATTGCACAAGTAAATATCGACGGATTTTCAGAGCAGGAAATTGAAGTACGTATCTCGGAATGGAAATTAAACCAGTACGGCATCAGTATCTCTGACTTAGCCAATGCGATTTCTCAGCAGAACATCAGTACTCCTGCCGGCACATTCAGCAATGATCTGGAGTCCATCAGTGTTCGTTTCGATAACAAGCATACTCAGGTCAGTAAGCTGGAACAGATAGTGGTTAAGTCCAGCGCGTCAGGAAGCAAAATACGCCTTGGCGATATCGCTGATTTACAGCAGAAATTTGTACTGGATGAAGAGAAAGTGCTGTTCAACGGCCAGCGGGCCGCCCTGCTACAGGTTTCTAAAACCTATTCTCAGGACACCCTTAAAGTGCGCGCTGCCATGGAGGCTCTTATCGAAAAAGAGCGGCTTACTGCGCCTTTTGGTACTGAGCTTACCGTTACTCAGGACTCCAGCGTCAATATTAAACAGCGCTTGAGCATACTAACCAGCAATGGTATTCAGGGGCTTATCCTTGCATTTCTTATGCTTTGGGCCTTCTTTAATATCCGTTTCAGTTTCTGGGTGGCCATGGGTCTGCCGGTCTCTTTTCTTGGTTCCGTATTTGTGATGCACCTGCTTGGTTACACCCTGAACATGATGACCATGGTGGGACTGATTGTTGCCATCGGTTTGCTAATGGATGACTCTTTGATCATCGCCGAAAACATCGCCGCCAAAAAACAGCAAGGCATGTCGGATATACAGGCAGCCGTTGTCGGAACTAAGCAAGTTCTTCCCGGCGTGCTGGCTTCATTTGCCACTACACTGATGGTGATCGGGCCGCTGATGTTTTTGTCCGGAAAAATGGGGGAAGTTCTGCGTTATATCCCTATTATTCTGCTAATCACCCTGCTGGTGAGCCTGATTGAGGCATTTCTGATCCTGCCTGCTCATCTGGCGCACAGCCACCTGAACAGCAAGCCGAACCCTATCCGCAGTAAATTTATCGGCTTGTTCGAAAAAACACGGGATCGCTTTTTTATTCCCTTCTCTATACGGGCAATGAAACTTCCCTTCTTCACTCTCGGCCTGTTGTTCATGCTGGTACTGGGTTCAACAGCGCTGCTTCCTGCCGGCCTGATGAAGTTTAAAGCTATGCCGGCTTTAGAGAGTGATACCCTTCAGGCGCGTATTCTGCTATCTCAGGGCAGCCTGTTGAATCAGACAGAACAGGTGGTGGACAAGCTCGCCGTCGCGCTGGCTGAAATTGGTGAAGAGTATGCTGAGAAATATCCCGGTTCAGCGCCTCTGATTAACAGCACCAGTATTATGTACAACTCTAATGTTGACGCTAACGAGTCCGGCCCGCATATGGCCACCGTCAGTGCTGACCTGCTTCCTTCGCAGTTCAGACAAGAGAGCATTAAATATCTGGTACAGAGCTGGAAGAAAAAGGTCGGCCCGACGGCTGATGTTGTCTCCCTTAAGTTTACCGATAAAGAGCGTGGCATTGCCGGAAACGGTATTGATATCCGCATTCAGGGCGGCTCACTGGAAGAGATGAAAAAAGTCAGCCGCTCACTGATTAAGTGGCTTAAAGGCTTTGACGGTGTATTTAATCTTTCCGACGATCTGCGCTATGGCCGCAATGAGTTCAGGGTCAGCCTGAAAGATGAAGCCGGAGTAATGGGGGTCAATGCTTCGCAGGTAGCGCAAACCCTGAGAAGCGCCATTAAAGGCAGCACAGATCTGACAGTGTTTCAGCAGGGCGATATTGTTGATATCTCTGTCCGCCTTAGTGAGTTCACTTATATGGCTAACCTGCAGGGGCTGAAAGATCTTGCGGTAACAGCTTCAAATGGTCAGTTAATCCCTCTTTCTACGGTGGCTGAGTTTAGTGAACAGCAGGCATTTTCACGCATTCACCGGGTTAACGGCATCGATACGGTAACGGTTCAGGGTAATATCAACACTGCCGTTGGTAATGCCAGAGAGATTATGAACCGCTTTAATAAGGAGTTTGTGCCTCAGATTAACAGCAAGTTCCCGGATATCCGTTTTGTGTCTCAGGGGCAGGATAAAGAGAGCGCCGATACGGGCTCATCTCTGGTCAGTTTCTTTGCCCTTGGCATTATCGGTATCTACCTGATCCTGACCTTCCTGTTCCAGAGCTATGCCCAGCCGCTGGCCGTGCTGCTGGCTATTCCTATGGGCTGGATTGGGGTTATCTGGGGACACACAGCGTTAGGTCTGGATTTAACCATACCGAGTCTGGTTGGCTTTGCTACCCTTGCCGGTATCGTAGTCAATGACAATATTCTGCTGGTGAATTTTATTAAGCAGAACATCAGTGAAGGGCTGTCTCTGTTTGACGCCTGCCGCAACGCTGTTCACGACCGCTTCCGGGCGATCTTTATTACCTCGCTGACCACCTTTGCTGGTTTGTTGCCACTGCTGACGGAATCAAGTACACAGGCACAGTTCCTGACCCCCCTGATCGCCAGTATCGCTTTCGGGTTGGTTTCGGCCACTCTGCTTGCCTCTATTGTTGTTCCGTGCGTATTGATTGTTCTGGATGATTTGGGCATCAGCAAGCTAAAGCCTGAGTCAGAAGCAAAAGAAGTGCTATTGACCGAAGGGGAAAGTGCCACTCAGATTTGA
- a CDS encoding peptidoglycan DD-metalloendopeptidase family protein, with product MPSYQSAEEQAEQSRFDSVPDFNYQIQKGDNLSAIFSRLGFNYNDLMKIMETDLNYLMLDTLKPGNTLMFWQGAQEGELSRMVLQFNIADSVSYSRLEDGSYEFKDISIPGEWRMQPVIGEIQGNFSISANKAGVGNNEIEHINTLLKDKINFARDLRAGDRFEIIQNRQFVGDELTGKKEIEAIRIHNRGKVVTAYLHTDGQYYDKNGNSLQRAFQRYPTSKRYRISSSFNPRRKHPVTGRVSPHNGTDFAVGIGTPVYATGDGKVILTKNHPYAGKYIVIQHGNTYKTRFLHLSKILVKKGQKVSRGQRIALSGNTGRSTGPHLHYEFIIKGRPVNAMTANIPMASSVPKKELDAFKTKIAMYNELLGKQETLLSLAN from the coding sequence ATGCCGAGCTATCAGTCGGCAGAAGAGCAGGCAGAGCAGAGCCGGTTTGATTCTGTTCCGGACTTTAACTATCAAATCCAGAAGGGCGATAACCTTAGCGCCATCTTTTCCAGATTAGGATTTAACTACAATGATCTGATGAAAATCATGGAGACCGATCTTAACTATCTGATGCTGGATACCCTTAAGCCGGGCAATACCTTGATGTTCTGGCAGGGGGCGCAAGAAGGTGAACTGTCCAGAATGGTTTTACAGTTCAATATTGCCGATAGTGTTTCATATTCACGCCTTGAAGACGGCAGCTATGAGTTTAAAGATATTTCCATCCCCGGTGAGTGGCGCATGCAACCGGTTATCGGTGAGATTCAGGGCAACTTCTCAATTTCTGCTAATAAAGCCGGTGTTGGCAACAACGAAATCGAGCATATCAACACGCTGCTAAAAGATAAAATTAACTTTGCCCGTGATCTTAGGGCTGGTGACCGGTTTGAAATTATCCAGAACCGTCAGTTTGTCGGTGATGAGCTTACCGGTAAAAAAGAGATTGAAGCAATCCGTATTCACAATCGTGGAAAGGTAGTAACTGCTTACTTACATACCGATGGTCAGTATTATGATAAAAACGGTAACAGCCTTCAGCGGGCCTTCCAGCGCTACCCGACCAGTAAAAGATACCGTATATCTTCGTCCTTTAACCCGCGTCGCAAGCATCCGGTGACAGGGCGGGTTTCTCCTCATAACGGCACCGACTTTGCGGTGGGAATCGGCACTCCGGTTTATGCCACCGGGGATGGTAAAGTGATACTGACCAAGAACCACCCATACGCCGGTAAGTACATTGTTATTCAGCACGGCAATACCTATAAAACCCGCTTTTTGCATCTGAGTAAGATTCTGGTGAAGAAGGGGCAGAAGGTCTCTCGTGGGCAGAGAATCGCCCTGTCAGGTAATACCGGCCGTTCTACCGGACCTCATCTGCATTATGAGTTTATTATTAAAGGTCGTCCGGTAAACGCTATGACGGCGAATATCCCTATGGCAAGTTCGGTACCGAAGAAAGAGCTAGACGCCTTTAAAACCAAGATTGCTATGTATAACGAACTGTTAGGCAAACAGGAAACTCTGCTGTCGTTGGCAAACTGA
- a CDS encoding IS4 family transposase — MIKSNSDWAEEQFGHAKLGDPRRTARLVKMASDLAQHPGKSVVKSSHSPASMEGAYRFIRNDNVSSDDIAEAGFKATADQVHRYPLLLALEDTTTLSYKHRSIRADLGHVNQGNRYRGLFAHSILLFAPETLDVIGLVEQQRWTRDIKTRGIRRKGLKRPYEEKEGYKWERASRNMAARLGTSMVNVISVCDREADIYDYLIYKMANQQRFVVRSMMSRHIEEGSDKLYHFASELQSVKQRQIQIAQRGGRKAREVTLDVKYAAVTLKTPSNKKGAPISLNYVGCSEIGDGEKRLNWHILTNEPVNSAEDALKIIGYYEKRWLIEEYHKVWKTEGTGVEELRLQSKDNLDRLATIYAFLAVRIFQLKFANEQIEDVSCEKILSSRAWKLLWLKRVKTPLPKEVPTAKWAYEHLARLGGWKDSKRNGRASVKTLWEGWLKLQAILEGYELALSLEQDL; from the coding sequence ATGATTAAAAGCAATAGTGATTGGGCTGAAGAGCAATTTGGTCATGCTAAACTTGGAGACCCAAGAAGAACGGCTAGACTTGTAAAAATGGCATCAGACTTAGCTCAGCATCCAGGTAAATCGGTAGTGAAATCATCTCATTCTCCAGCAAGTATGGAGGGCGCTTACCGATTTATTCGGAACGACAATGTCTCATCAGACGATATTGCCGAAGCAGGCTTTAAAGCAACTGCAGATCAAGTTCATCGTTACCCTCTCCTTCTCGCGTTAGAAGATACAACTACCTTAAGCTACAAACATCGCTCTATTAGAGCGGACTTAGGACATGTAAACCAAGGTAATCGTTATAGGGGGTTGTTTGCCCATAGTATTTTGCTGTTTGCTCCTGAAACTCTCGACGTTATTGGGTTAGTTGAACAACAACGATGGACGAGAGATATCAAGACTCGAGGTATCCGTCGTAAGGGGTTGAAACGACCTTATGAAGAAAAAGAAGGTTATAAATGGGAAAGAGCATCACGCAATATGGCAGCCCGTTTAGGTACCTCGATGGTTAACGTAATATCAGTTTGCGATCGCGAGGCCGATATCTACGATTACCTCATTTATAAAATGGCGAATCAGCAACGTTTTGTTGTGCGGTCGATGATGAGCCGTCATATAGAAGAAGGCTCAGACAAGCTTTATCACTTTGCATCAGAACTTCAAAGTGTGAAGCAACGTCAAATCCAAATAGCTCAAAGGGGTGGCCGGAAAGCTCGTGAAGTCACTCTGGATGTAAAATATGCAGCAGTGACTTTAAAAACACCCTCAAACAAAAAAGGAGCTCCTATTTCTCTCAACTATGTTGGCTGCTCCGAAATCGGTGATGGAGAAAAGAGGCTCAATTGGCATATTTTAACTAATGAGCCAGTTAATAGTGCAGAAGATGCATTAAAAATTATTGGTTACTACGAAAAACGCTGGTTGATTGAGGAGTATCACAAGGTCTGGAAAACTGAAGGGACAGGAGTTGAAGAGCTTCGGTTACAAAGTAAAGATAACTTAGATAGGTTAGCAACAATTTATGCGTTTTTAGCAGTAAGAATTTTCCAATTGAAATTTGCCAATGAGCAAATCGAAGACGTTAGTTGTGAGAAAATCTTGTCCTCAAGAGCATGGAAGTTGCTTTGGCTGAAAAGAGTAAAGACACCACTTCCAAAGGAGGTTCCAACAGCAAAATGGGCTTATGAACACCTCGCAAGACTTGGCGGTTGGAAAGACAGCAAAAGAAATGGAAGAGCGTCAGTTAAGACGCTCTGGGAAGGATGGCTCAAACTACAAGCCATCCTTGAAGGCTACGAACTCGCTCTGTCTCTTGAGCAGGACTTGTGA
- a CDS encoding methyl-accepting chemotaxis protein encodes MLDYKNKSVGFQLKLVIALCLIVAFSAIGVMAYQNASKALLDKTLKEQQHRIEALATLLEGEFVTILDGAKSLESAFRNGYLAGVYLEERTVDFAGKQVRDITQFGESLVGDTKLVDAFTRDTGAIATLFVPIDNDFIRVSTSLKDQSGKRAVGTMLGASHPGYQQLKSGQPYYAEVTLFGMPYLTYYQPIVTFDGSLIGISFIGLPVEKATEQIFSKLSAMKWGDTGFTSIVLNKGKERGAYILHPDKSFEDAPIQDERDASGNAVLKPVFDNDNGVILYSMKQDNGAQRYLTYANVPGWQWKILGGTLVSEVTKESLELLKTIALISLVVGVLTFIIVSVFLSRLVKPLEKLSGFMDRFGKGEVSLTIAKGTDSSSNEVVRLTNGMSDMAGQLNGLVGDIRATSDDVYQQAQSVYQDAQSVYQDAQNSLQQSDEQQQRVEQVVTAVEEMATSAQSVAEQVESIASSVREADSNSQSGLDIVEQVRTDMAALNGLLEQSAIAIDSVAKDSDGIQDVTRMIDEIAEQTNLLALNAAIEAARAGEQGRGFAVVADEVRTLAHRTQTSVQEVVSIINKLQQSTSGAVALMNDSQSNANQVMERTAQAGEALQSIAEQVSDISGQSETIAATSEQQAMVSQEIAESVSDISKLNSDTRNVTAQSAESAKSLQTQSTELKQQVDFFH; translated from the coding sequence ATGCTGGACTATAAAAATAAAAGTGTTGGATTTCAACTGAAGTTGGTTATTGCATTGTGTCTTATCGTTGCTTTTAGTGCTATCGGGGTTATGGCTTACCAGAACGCATCTAAAGCATTGCTTGATAAAACATTAAAGGAGCAGCAACATCGCATAGAGGCACTTGCCACTTTGCTGGAAGGTGAATTTGTCACTATTCTTGATGGTGCTAAAAGTCTGGAATCGGCTTTCCGCAATGGCTATCTTGCCGGAGTTTATCTGGAAGAGAGAACCGTCGATTTTGCCGGAAAGCAGGTAAGGGATATCACTCAGTTTGGTGAGTCGCTGGTGGGTGATACCAAACTAGTAGATGCGTTTACCAGGGATACTGGCGCAATCGCTACCCTTTTTGTTCCGATAGACAATGACTTTATTCGTGTCTCCACTTCGCTGAAGGATCAGTCAGGTAAGCGGGCGGTCGGAACCATGCTGGGAGCTAGTCACCCCGGCTATCAACAGTTAAAAAGTGGTCAGCCATATTATGCAGAGGTGACTCTGTTTGGTATGCCCTATCTGACTTACTATCAGCCGATTGTGACCTTTGATGGCTCTCTTATCGGTATCTCGTTTATCGGCCTGCCGGTCGAGAAAGCAACGGAGCAGATCTTTTCTAAGTTAAGTGCAATGAAATGGGGTGATACCGGCTTTACCAGCATTGTACTGAACAAGGGTAAAGAGAGAGGTGCTTATATTCTCCATCCGGATAAGTCTTTTGAAGATGCTCCTATTCAGGATGAGAGAGATGCCTCAGGCAATGCCGTATTAAAGCCGGTGTTTGATAATGACAACGGTGTCATTCTCTATTCGATGAAACAAGACAACGGCGCCCAGCGCTATCTGACCTATGCAAATGTTCCGGGCTGGCAATGGAAAATTCTTGGCGGCACGCTGGTTTCAGAAGTGACGAAAGAGAGTCTGGAGTTACTGAAAACCATTGCATTGATTTCTCTGGTCGTTGGTGTACTTACTTTTATCATCGTCAGTGTGTTCTTGTCACGCCTTGTGAAGCCTCTGGAGAAGCTGTCCGGATTTATGGATCGCTTCGGTAAAGGTGAAGTGAGCCTGACCATAGCTAAAGGGACAGATTCTTCCAGCAACGAAGTGGTTCGCCTGACTAACGGTATGAGCGATATGGCAGGTCAGCTGAACGGTCTGGTTGGTGACATCCGTGCCACCAGTGATGATGTTTATCAGCAGGCGCAGAGCGTTTATCAGGATGCACAGAGCGTTTATCAGGATGCACAAAACAGCCTGCAACAGTCGGATGAACAGCAGCAGCGGGTAGAGCAGGTGGTAACGGCCGTTGAAGAGATGGCGACCTCAGCTCAATCTGTAGCCGAACAGGTAGAGTCTATCGCTTCCAGTGTTCGTGAAGCCGATAGCAACAGCCAATCAGGGCTGGATATTGTGGAACAGGTTCGCACCGATATGGCAGCCCTGAACGGTTTGCTGGAACAGTCTGCTATTGCTATTGACAGTGTGGCTAAAGACAGTGACGGTATTCAGGACGTTACCCGTATGATCGATGAGATTGCCGAGCAGACAAACCTTCTGGCACTGAACGCAGCCATTGAAGCTGCCCGTGCCGGAGAGCAGGGGCGTGGTTTCGCTGTGGTTGCAGATGAGGTAAGAACGCTGGCCCACAGAACCCAGACCTCGGTACAGGAAGTGGTTTCTATCATCAATAAACTTCAGCAATCAACTTCTGGTGCTGTTGCCCTGATGAACGACAGCCAGAGCAATGCCAATCAGGTGATGGAGCGGACTGCACAGGCAGGAGAGGCACTGCAGTCTATCGCGGAGCAGGTGAGTGATATTTCCGGTCAGTCGGAAACCATTGCAGCAACATCCGAACAGCAGGCAATGGTCTCGCAGGAGATCGCAGAAAGTGTCTCTGATATAAGCAAGCTAAATAGCGATACCAGAAATGTAACGGCGCAATCAGCTGAAAGTGCTAAGAGTTTGCAGACTCAGTCAACAGAGCTTAAGCAGCAGGTGGATTTCTTCCATTAA